The Candidatus Scalindua japonica genome has a window encoding:
- a CDS encoding DUF192 domain-containing protein, with translation MDSSFRIVRTTYCHIVLLLALFPTITGCSNRAPASNKNTYEIIINDKISHAEVAFTQKGRTIGLMFRDRLDNDHGMLFIYPQEQNLSFWMKNTKIPLSIAFINSKGIITQIDSMTPYSLMSHTSKEKVKYALEMEQGWFRKNEIKAGSKVSFSSEIQYLKVE, from the coding sequence ATGGATTCATCATTCCGCATCGTGAGAACCACGTATTGTCATATCGTTCTTCTTTTAGCCCTGTTTCCTACTATCACAGGTTGTTCCAACCGTGCTCCTGCTTCAAACAAAAACACATATGAAATAATAATAAATGACAAAATATCCCATGCAGAAGTTGCTTTTACTCAAAAAGGCCGTACAATAGGCTTAATGTTTCGGGATAGATTAGACAACGATCATGGAATGTTGTTTATTTATCCACAAGAGCAGAATTTATCATTCTGGATGAAAAATACAAAAATTCCTCTTTCTATTGCCTTTATAAATTCTAAAGGAATAATTACTCAGATAGACTCTATGACCCCGTACAGTTTAATGAGCCATACTTCGAAAGAGAAAGTGAAATACGCTCTTGAAATGGAACAAGGCTGGTTCCGAAAAAATGAAATTAAGGCCGGCAGCAAGGTGAGCTTCTCTTCTGAAATTCAATACCTGAAAGTAGAGTAA
- the glmU gene encoding bifunctional sugar-1-phosphate nucleotidylyltransferase/acetyltransferase — protein MIQAVIMAAGKSTRTWPLTLTMPKPLLKVMNKEIVKHNLDALQGLVNEVIVIVGYKKEMIIDEIGHKYGKLKIKYAEQKRQLGTGHALKSVEELIKDKFIVIGGDDIFSKRDIKACLKHRYAVLGCEVEAPDRFGVFVVKGKEVKKIVEKPEQFVSDIANTGLYVFDKSIFKIKLRKSQRGEYEIVDYINALVKKEKVVCEMVKGHWLSVGYPWDLIEANSILVSKIKSDIKGKVEKNVTVKGKLIVGKGTEILSGTYIKGDVVIGENCSIGPNCYLRGNTSIGNGCHIGQAVEIKNSIIMDNAKVPHLSYVGDSIIGKNSNLGAGTITANLKHDNKNVRSVVKGKPVDTGRRKLGAIIADDVHTGIKTAIYPGRKIWPGLGTLPGEVVDKDRMS, from the coding sequence ATGATACAAGCGGTAATAATGGCTGCGGGAAAGAGCACAAGAACCTGGCCTTTAACGTTGACCATGCCTAAACCATTACTTAAGGTGATGAATAAAGAGATTGTTAAGCACAATCTTGACGCTTTGCAGGGATTGGTGAACGAAGTTATTGTCATTGTTGGTTATAAGAAAGAGATGATAATAGATGAAATAGGTCACAAGTATGGGAAATTAAAAATAAAATATGCTGAGCAGAAAAGACAGTTGGGTACCGGACATGCACTGAAATCTGTTGAAGAGTTGATTAAGGATAAATTTATTGTTATAGGCGGAGATGATATTTTCTCAAAGAGAGATATAAAGGCGTGCTTGAAACATAGATATGCGGTGTTGGGATGTGAGGTTGAAGCTCCGGACAGGTTTGGCGTTTTTGTTGTAAAGGGTAAAGAGGTTAAAAAGATTGTTGAAAAGCCTGAACAGTTTGTTTCAGATATAGCGAATACAGGATTATATGTTTTTGATAAATCTATCTTTAAGATTAAGCTCAGGAAAAGTCAAAGAGGGGAATATGAAATAGTTGATTATATAAATGCGCTTGTTAAAAAAGAGAAAGTCGTGTGTGAAATGGTAAAAGGACACTGGCTGTCCGTGGGATATCCATGGGATTTAATTGAAGCAAACAGCATCCTGGTTTCTAAAATAAAGAGTGATATAAAAGGAAAAGTAGAAAAAAATGTTACTGTAAAGGGAAAACTGATAGTAGGAAAGGGTACGGAAATCCTGTCCGGAACATATATAAAAGGAGATGTAGTTATTGGCGAAAATTGCAGTATTGGGCCTAATTGCTATTTAAGAGGTAATACTTCTATCGGAAATGGCTGTCATATCGGACAGGCGGTAGAGATAAAAAACAGTATAATTATGGACAATGCGAAAGTACCTCACCTCTCTTATGTAGGAGATAGCATTATTGGTAAAAACAGTAATTTAGGCGCCGGGACAATAACGGCAAATTTAAAACACGATAATAAAAATGTAAGATCTGTTGTGAAGGGGAAACCGGTTGATACAGGCAGAAGAAAACTTGGGGCCATTATTGCCGACGATGTTCATACAGGCATAAAAACAGCCATCTATCCGGGAAGAAAGATCTGGCCGGGATTGGGAACACTTCCTGGTGAGGTGGTGGATAAAGACAGAATGTCCTGA
- the glmM gene encoding phosphoglucosamine mutase, which produces MGKLFGTDGIRGVANVYPMTPEVVLSVGKAVAHVFKEKCGKEKPKFVIGKDTRISGYMLENALASGIISVGADVLLVGPMPTPAIAHLTKSLNADAGIVLSASHNPAEDNGIKIFSEDGHKLPDNVEEEIEKYILSEKVKTEQIKGDLIGKAYRIADAKGRYIEFVKASVNSMNLKGLKIVLDCANGAAYNTAPYILSELGAEVVVLNDKPDGLNINLDCGAIHPEKMMALVKKEKADIGIALDGDADRVIVCDEKGRIVDGDHIIAICAIDLKENGSLKKNHVVVTVMANKGFDIAMEKKKIKVVKTNVGDRHVVDEMRRKGYVLGGEQSGHIIFSNYTTTGDGIISALQLLKIIKEKRTKLSKLAECMKSLPQVIVNVAVKEKKNINKLKIYKNIKRAESHLSKKGRVLVRYSGTQNLCRIMIEGENKREIQKIANDIAKEMKKEIGI; this is translated from the coding sequence ATGGGAAAATTATTTGGAACAGACGGGATTAGAGGGGTTGCTAATGTGTATCCAATGACTCCTGAAGTTGTATTGAGTGTCGGAAAAGCAGTCGCTCACGTTTTCAAGGAAAAGTGTGGAAAAGAAAAACCTAAATTTGTAATAGGTAAAGACACCCGAATTAGTGGCTATATGCTGGAAAATGCACTGGCTTCAGGTATTATTTCAGTAGGTGCGGATGTTTTACTTGTCGGTCCTATGCCAACACCGGCGATTGCACACCTGACTAAATCGTTAAACGCAGATGCCGGTATTGTGCTGAGCGCATCACATAATCCTGCTGAAGATAACGGGATAAAGATTTTCAGTGAAGATGGGCATAAACTGCCGGATAATGTAGAGGAAGAGATTGAAAAATATATTTTGTCAGAAAAAGTAAAGACTGAACAGATAAAAGGAGATCTGATTGGGAAAGCGTACAGAATTGCTGACGCAAAAGGAAGATATATAGAGTTTGTTAAGGCTTCTGTAAACAGCATGAACCTGAAAGGATTAAAAATAGTGCTGGACTGTGCTAATGGCGCGGCTTACAATACCGCACCGTATATATTAAGTGAGCTGGGAGCAGAAGTAGTTGTACTGAACGATAAGCCTGACGGATTGAACATAAACTTAGATTGCGGCGCCATACATCCAGAAAAGATGATGGCTCTTGTAAAAAAGGAAAAGGCGGATATCGGGATAGCACTTGATGGGGACGCGGACAGAGTGATTGTTTGTGATGAAAAAGGGCGAATCGTCGATGGCGACCATATTATTGCGATATGCGCGATTGACCTGAAAGAGAATGGGTCGTTGAAGAAGAACCACGTTGTTGTCACTGTTATGGCGAATAAAGGCTTTGATATTGCTATGGAAAAGAAAAAGATTAAAGTGGTTAAGACAAATGTTGGCGACAGACACGTTGTTGACGAGATGAGGAGAAAAGGATATGTTTTAGGGGGGGAGCAGTCGGGGCATATAATATTCTCAAATTATACAACCACGGGAGATGGAATAATTTCAGCTTTGCAATTATTAAAAATTATCAAAGAAAAAAGAACAAAGCTAAGCAAATTGGCAGAATGTATGAAGTCTCTGCCGCAGGTGATTGTTAATGTTGCCGTGAAGGAAAAAAAGAATATTAATAAGCTGAAAATATACAAGAATATCAAGCGCGCGGAATCACACCTGAGTAAAAAAGGGAGAGTCCTTGTAAGGTATTCAGGAACACAGAATCTATGCAGAATTATGATTGAAGGCGAGAATAAAAGAGAAATTCAGAAAATAGCAAATGATATTGCGAAAGAGATGAAGAAAGAGATAGGGATATGA
- a CDS encoding carboxypeptidase-like regulatory domain-containing protein, whose protein sequence is MSTGSFLLINKYKPGKKRMSYCVPRLQTALIIICIVLSFGILESRSTTLASGTLIVGVYDVNTQPVAGATVAVELSGNVIRQATTLANGEVTFSLSAGLNYDVKASKGGFSPAIRQHVNIIDGVTTRLTMILRQCPLTSSLQHYLEQITKPDVSDFFLLFWKKYLFLNTLKDVRNFRDQVLSKSSEGQDIIQIYYDNSEEITRIMQKKPLLLKATVALILNTLSEIRSASVNGGALTVDRQAYLLGTVILHVFESEGSQELKQAIKVARQFIETRSQSNEVEFVTINIE, encoded by the coding sequence ATGTCAACAGGGAGTTTCTTGTTAATTAATAAGTATAAACCCGGAAAAAAAAGAATGTCATATTGTGTTCCAAGGCTACAAACCGCCCTTATTATAATATGTATTGTGCTCTCATTTGGAATACTTGAATCCCGTTCAACTACCCTTGCGTCTGGAACCTTAATAGTCGGTGTATATGATGTAAACACTCAACCTGTGGCAGGTGCTACAGTCGCTGTAGAACTAAGTGGTAACGTGATCAGACAAGCGACAACTCTTGCAAATGGAGAAGTTACATTCTCATTATCTGCCGGATTGAATTATGATGTCAAAGCAAGCAAGGGGGGGTTCAGTCCAGCCATAAGGCAACATGTCAATATCATTGACGGGGTTACGACCCGTTTAACCATGATCTTACGGCAATGCCCGCTAACGTCTTCTCTTCAACACTACCTGGAGCAGATAACGAAGCCTGATGTTTCTGATTTTTTCTTATTATTCTGGAAAAAATACCTATTCCTAAACACTTTGAAAGATGTGCGGAACTTCCGAGACCAAGTCCTCTCGAAGAGTTCCGAAGGCCAGGATATCATTCAAATATATTACGATAATTCAGAAGAGATCACCCGAATTATGCAGAAGAAACCGTTACTGCTAAAGGCCACAGTTGCTCTTATACTTAACACATTATCCGAGATACGCTCAGCTTCTGTAAATGGAGGAGCTTTGACTGTTGATCGCCAGGCGTACTTACTCGGCACTGTCATATTACATGTGTTTGAAAGCGAGGGAAGCCAGGAACTCAAGCAAGCTATAAAAGTTGCCAGACAATTTATAGAGACACGATCACAATCTAACGAAGTTGAATTTGTCACTATAAACATTGAGTAA
- the amrB gene encoding AmmeMemoRadiSam system protein B — protein MNRLPVASGSFYPGNKEELQSALKVLMEDYPERQRALGVISPHAGYVYSGRVMGSVFSRIEVPDTVVLLAPNHTGRGVPFSVWPEGNWHTPLGDTSIDEELVSEILNRCELIEKDEIAHNKEHSAEVILPFLQYSNLQVKIAVIVIRSGNIEELRIVGKSIGDVLKKLRPDALVVASSDMTHYESKQSADKKDKSAIAEIVALREDGLYNVVRALDISMCGVSPVISMMVCSKERGAVKAELIKYETSGETTGDYKQVVGYAGLIIK, from the coding sequence ATGAACAGATTGCCAGTCGCATCAGGAAGCTTCTACCCTGGAAATAAAGAAGAACTGCAGAGTGCGCTTAAGGTGCTTATGGAAGATTATCCCGAAAGGCAAAGGGCTCTGGGAGTAATCTCTCCCCACGCGGGATATGTCTATTCGGGCCGCGTAATGGGAAGTGTCTTTTCAAGAATAGAGGTGCCTGATACTGTTGTTTTGCTCGCGCCAAACCATACGGGCCGCGGGGTACCATTCTCCGTCTGGCCGGAAGGGAACTGGCATACACCGCTAGGTGATACCTCGATAGACGAAGAACTTGTTAGTGAGATACTGAACAGGTGCGAGCTTATTGAGAAAGATGAGATCGCTCACAATAAAGAACACTCCGCAGAAGTTATATTACCTTTCCTTCAATATAGTAATCTACAGGTTAAGATTGCTGTTATTGTAATCAGGTCCGGTAATATTGAGGAATTGAGAATAGTTGGCAAATCTATTGGTGATGTTCTAAAAAAACTAAGACCAGATGCTCTTGTGGTCGCATCCTCCGATATGACCCACTACGAGTCTAAACAGTCTGCTGATAAGAAAGATAAATCTGCAATTGCAGAAATTGTTGCTTTAAGAGAAGACGGGCTTTACAACGTTGTTCGCGCATTGGATATCAGTATGTGCGGCGTAAGCCCTGTAATTTCAATGATGGTATGTTCAAAAGAACGGGGTGCCGTAAAGGCAGAGCTAATCAAATATGAAACCAGTGGAGAAACTACCGGTGATTACAAACAAGTAGTTGGGTATGCCGGACTAATAATAAAGTAA
- a CDS encoding glycosyltransferase family 2 protein: MHHYQKISVIIPALNEEESIGMVLNDIPGEIVEDIIVVDNGSNDNTVAVAKNLGATVVLEPLRGYGAACLRGISSLKQDTDIVVFLDADYSDYPQDLYTVVKPILNGKAEMVIGSRMTGEKEKGALLPQAVFGNKLATFLIRLFWSFKYTDLGPFRAIKYRDLLALNMMDKNFGWTVEMQIKALNKRLRIMEVPVRYRKRIGISKITGTFSGTVRAGVKIIYTIFKYGFIK; this comes from the coding sequence ATGCATCACTACCAGAAAATTTCCGTTATCATTCCCGCCCTGAACGAAGAAGAATCTATTGGCATGGTGCTTAATGATATTCCAGGTGAAATAGTTGAAGATATTATTGTTGTAGACAATGGAAGCAATGACAATACCGTCGCTGTGGCAAAAAACCTTGGAGCAACTGTTGTGTTGGAACCATTAAGAGGATATGGAGCCGCTTGTCTCAGAGGCATATCCTCTCTTAAGCAAGATACTGATATTGTCGTGTTTCTCGATGCTGATTACAGCGACTATCCCCAGGATTTATATACCGTCGTAAAACCAATATTAAATGGCAAGGCAGAAATGGTTATAGGCTCCCGAATGACAGGAGAAAAAGAGAAGGGTGCGCTGCTGCCCCAGGCTGTTTTTGGGAATAAACTGGCGACCTTTTTAATCCGATTGTTCTGGAGTTTCAAGTATACAGACCTTGGCCCATTCAGGGCAATTAAATACAGAGACCTGCTTGCCTTAAACATGATGGATAAAAATTTTGGATGGACTGTTGAGATGCAGATTAAGGCGTTGAATAAAAGGTTGCGGATAATGGAAGTGCCTGTAAGGTATCGAAAACGAATCGGTATATCAAAAATCACTGGTACATTTTCAGGGACAGTGCGTGCGGGTGTAAAAATCATTTATACCATCTTTAAGTATGGCTTTATTAAGTAG
- a CDS encoding YvcK family protein, translating to MKAIIFDLDDTLYDCTGSLLEASRKRAAKAMVNAGLPCTEEEAYVMQKEISEEHGPYYPVFNEIANKYNKDHDFVSTILKTYNSNEVTDIQLFPDVVPTLKTLAQENYKLFLLTTGIHERQHKKIELLKLKPYFDEIIINDQEVGLLMEDCFEAIVRKYSLSPHNVTVVGDRVREELRIAKTKGMVTVQMLHGRFKEETAFDNSNKPDYKIKRFFQLPTLLKLKDIGTTHKNLKILAFGGGTGLPIALEGLKTYSEDLTAIVTVTDSGRSSGVIREQYGILPPGDVRNCLVALSETEEQEKDLYQLFQYRFNKGSLNGMSLGNLLMAALTDLTGSFEHAIKKASKILAIKGKVLPATLTSTHICAELKDGSIVEEEFNVRGLQKAPIERLFLKSNDAKCPPDAISEIEKADVIVIGPGSLYTSIICNLLVGGIKDALQNTKAVKIYLCNIVTQPGQTDNYTASEHIKAVTRYLGDGVLDYVLVNNNFPRKEIIEKYRKGGADIVALDDDLENNNVAVEVTDLIENLDHQRVLWEKQDLIRHDPEKLADSICRIFAKLCP from the coding sequence ATGAAAGCAATAATATTTGATCTTGATGATACGTTATATGATTGCACTGGCTCACTGCTTGAAGCGTCCCGAAAGCGTGCGGCAAAAGCAATGGTTAACGCCGGGCTACCTTGCACTGAAGAAGAAGCATATGTAATGCAAAAAGAAATTTCTGAAGAACATGGCCCCTACTATCCTGTTTTCAATGAGATAGCAAACAAATACAACAAAGACCATGACTTCGTCAGTACTATTCTGAAGACTTATAACAGTAATGAAGTGACAGACATACAGCTCTTTCCGGATGTTGTTCCGACGTTAAAAACATTAGCACAGGAAAATTATAAGCTGTTCCTGCTGACAACAGGAATCCACGAAAGACAACACAAAAAGATAGAGTTACTGAAGCTGAAACCATACTTTGATGAAATAATAATTAATGACCAGGAAGTTGGGCTATTAATGGAAGATTGCTTTGAGGCCATTGTCAGAAAGTATTCTTTAAGCCCACATAATGTTACAGTCGTTGGAGATCGGGTAAGGGAAGAGCTGAGAATCGCAAAAACCAAGGGAATGGTAACTGTCCAGATGTTACATGGAAGGTTTAAGGAAGAAACGGCTTTTGATAACTCAAACAAACCCGATTACAAAATAAAACGTTTTTTCCAGCTACCCACTTTGCTCAAATTGAAGGATATTGGGACAACGCATAAAAATCTGAAAATATTAGCATTTGGCGGAGGAACCGGTCTCCCAATCGCGCTTGAGGGCCTGAAAACATATAGTGAAGACCTGACGGCAATTGTGACCGTTACAGACTCAGGCAGAAGCTCAGGTGTTATTAGAGAACAATACGGCATCCTGCCTCCCGGTGATGTGAGAAACTGTCTGGTCGCGCTTTCAGAAACGGAGGAGCAGGAAAAAGACCTTTACCAACTTTTTCAGTACCGGTTTAATAAAGGGTCGCTAAATGGAATGAGCCTCGGTAATCTATTGATGGCCGCGTTAACAGATTTAACAGGAAGTTTTGAACATGCCATTAAAAAAGCAAGTAAAATACTGGCAATCAAGGGGAAGGTCCTGCCTGCTACCCTTACCAGCACTCACATTTGTGCTGAGTTAAAGGACGGTTCGATTGTCGAAGAAGAGTTTAATGTCCGTGGCCTCCAGAAAGCGCCGATAGAAAGGCTTTTTCTGAAATCAAATGACGCCAAATGTCCACCGGACGCAATCAGTGAAATTGAAAAAGCGGATGTAATTGTAATTGGTCCGGGAAGCCTTTACACAAGCATTATTTGCAATCTCCTTGTCGGTGGTATTAAAGACGCGTTACAGAATACAAAAGCAGTAAAAATATACCTATGTAACATCGTCACACAACCCGGACAAACTGATAATTATACGGCATCAGAACATATTAAGGCTGTTACAAGATATCTTGGCGATGGTGTATTGGATTATGTGCTGGTTAACAATAACTTTCCACGTAAAGAAATAATTGAAAAATATAGAAAAGGGGGCGCTGATATTGTCGCCCTTGATGACGACCTTGAAAATAATAATGTAGCGGTAGAGGTTACCGATTTAATTGAAAATCTTGATCACCAGAGAGTCTTGTGGGAAAAACAAGACTTGATAAGACACGACCCTGAGAAGCTGGCAGATTCTATCTGCAGGATTTTTGCAAAATTATGTCCCTGA
- a CDS encoding 7-cyano-7-deazaguanine synthase: MTTALALLSGGLDSTLAIHVIKKQGIDVIALTFTTVFCLCTSKGNCKLEAVKVSEKLGIPVKVINTTKSFLEIVKKPKHGYGKNMNPCIDCRINIFRAAGEYMKEIGADFIITGEVLGQRPMSQRKEAMKTIDREAGLTGLVLRPLCAKHLEPTIPEKEGLVNRDELLEIKGRSRKDQIQLADIFEVTDYPCASGGCLLTDPEFANRMKDSVNHGDPGVNEVNLLKVGRHFRIDDKTKVIVSRREEENSVVEKLATVHDFLLEMKDITGPLAIIRGEISEEKLKIAAQLTARSSKAKSEPSAEVIISKAQTGSMQRVLSVPQIDPDLVKELMIKK, translated from the coding sequence ATGACAACAGCGCTTGCTTTATTATCGGGGGGATTGGACAGCACCCTCGCCATACATGTAATCAAGAAACAGGGAATTGATGTTATTGCTCTGACTTTTACCACCGTATTCTGCCTCTGTACATCAAAAGGTAATTGTAAGTTGGAAGCAGTTAAAGTTTCTGAAAAACTCGGCATACCGGTTAAGGTTATAAATACGACCAAAAGTTTTCTGGAAATCGTAAAGAAACCAAAACACGGCTATGGCAAGAACATGAATCCCTGTATAGACTGCCGCATTAATATCTTCAGGGCTGCCGGTGAATATATGAAGGAGATTGGAGCAGACTTTATCATTACAGGAGAGGTCTTAGGTCAGCGTCCCATGTCACAGAGAAAAGAGGCGATGAAAACAATTGACAGGGAAGCGGGTTTGACAGGACTTGTCTTGAGGCCACTTTGCGCAAAGCATCTTGAACCTACAATTCCTGAAAAAGAGGGACTGGTAAATAGAGATGAATTACTTGAAATTAAGGGGCGTTCACGAAAGGACCAGATACAGCTTGCGGATATTTTTGAAGTGACAGATTATCCATGTGCGTCTGGCGGTTGTCTATTAACCGACCCGGAATTCGCCAACAGAATGAAGGATTCGGTTAATCACGGAGATCCGGGAGTAAATGAGGTTAATCTGTTAAAGGTAGGAAGGCATTTCAGGATTGACGACAAAACCAAGGTTATTGTCAGCCGCAGGGAAGAGGAAAATTCTGTAGTAGAAAAACTGGCAACAGTCCACGATTTTTTGCTGGAAATGAAAGATATAACCGGTCCATTGGCCATTATCAGGGGCGAGATTAGCGAAGAAAAGTTAAAGATTGCGGCGCAACTGACAGCAAGAAGCAGTAAAGCCAAATCTGAACCATCTGCTGAGGTTATAATATCTAAAGCTCAAACGGGGTCCATGCAAAGGGTATTGAGTGTCCCTCAAATTGATCCGGATCTTGTAAAAGAGTTAATGATAAAAAAATAA
- a CDS encoding TIGR04283 family arsenosugar biosynthesis glycosyltransferase, translating into MLKITLSIIIPTLNEEETICHCLKTVVDIPGIEVIVSDGGSADRTVEIAGQYRGVKIVTSVKGRSLQMNKGAECAGGDVLLFLHADCILPREAVLGINNVFKGYSFVGGAFKIRLLSDKFSYRLIEMGINFRSKVFKLPYGDQGLFVKRSVFEEMGGFREMPNCEDLDFVCRLKKQGKIIILDERTSSSVRRWENHGILRTAFRNQLLFISYVLGTL; encoded by the coding sequence ATGCTAAAGATAACGCTCTCCATAATAATACCTACCCTTAATGAGGAAGAGACTATCTGTCATTGTCTTAAAACGGTAGTGGATATCCCTGGAATTGAAGTAATCGTTTCTGATGGTGGAAGTGCGGACAGGACTGTAGAAATTGCCGGACAATACAGGGGCGTCAAAATTGTTACTTCCGTTAAGGGAAGGAGCTTGCAAATGAATAAGGGAGCAGAGTGTGCAGGTGGTGATGTTCTCCTTTTTCTTCATGCGGATTGTATATTGCCAAGAGAAGCAGTTTTGGGTATTAATAATGTATTTAAAGGCTATTCGTTTGTAGGTGGTGCGTTTAAGATCAGGTTGTTGTCTGATAAATTTTCATACCGTTTGATAGAAATGGGCATTAACTTTCGTTCTAAGGTTTTTAAACTACCATATGGAGATCAGGGGCTGTTTGTGAAAAGATCCGTATTTGAAGAAATGGGAGGTTTCAGAGAGATGCCAAATTGTGAGGACCTCGATTTTGTCTGCCGTCTCAAAAAACAGGGAAAAATTATTATACTTGATGAAAGAACCTCTTCTTCTGTAAGAAGGTGGGAAAATCATGGAATCTTGCGGACCGCTTTCAGAAATCAATTATTATTTATTTCTTATGTATTGGGCACTTTGTAG
- a CDS encoding HAD family hydrolase yields MSLISPRIQAIIFDLDDTLYDCSGTLVLKRKELAAIIISKAINCSEAEALQLQLKLEDRLGPEADISREIASLYNLSEDFCKEIDNTINISEVEGAVLFPDAMDSINKLIMTGYKLFLVTFGNREMQEKKIKLLGLERVFDEIIITETHRGKEKCFREILTKHNLAAEQVLCVGDKVKDEIEVGKKLGMSTALMKHGRHYHFYKSEIGNEGSYMHITKISDLLESDEDY; encoded by the coding sequence ATGTCCCTGATATCACCCCGGATACAAGCAATCATTTTTGATCTGGACGATACCCTGTACGATTGCAGCGGAACTCTTGTTTTAAAAAGAAAAGAACTTGCCGCAATAATCATATCAAAGGCAATCAATTGTTCAGAAGCAGAAGCTTTACAATTACAATTAAAACTTGAAGACCGCCTTGGCCCGGAAGCTGACATTTCACGTGAAATTGCCAGTTTATACAACCTTTCAGAAGATTTCTGCAAAGAAATCGATAATACCATTAATATTTCTGAGGTGGAAGGCGCTGTTTTATTTCCTGACGCGATGGATTCCATTAATAAATTAATAATGACTGGCTATAAGCTATTCCTTGTTACTTTTGGTAATAGAGAGATGCAGGAGAAAAAGATAAAACTCCTTGGTCTTGAAAGAGTATTTGACGAAATAATCATAACGGAAACACATCGAGGAAAGGAGAAATGCTTTAGAGAGATTTTAACTAAGCACAATTTAGCAGCGGAACAGGTCCTTTGTGTTGGAGACAAGGTTAAAGATGAAATTGAAGTAGGAAAGAAGCTTGGCATGTCCACCGCATTAATGAAACATGGCAGGCACTACCATTTCTATAAATCTGAAATTGGTAATGAAGGATCTTATATGCACATTACTAAAATTTCAGACTTGTTGGAAAGTGATGAGGATTATTAA
- a CDS encoding 3-hydroxyacyl-ACP dehydratase FabZ family protein yields MPQKFLVDIDTIDLNEVMADIDRIRVLVPHRYEMEQLSGILRFDPENKIIIGYKDIKEDEFWVRGHIPGNPLMPGVLMVEASAQLCTYYFKSSIQTEKFFGFGGIDKVKFRGKVLPGDKLIIVAKNIELRARRAIFDVQGIANGKLVFEGQIIGMAM; encoded by the coding sequence ATGCCGCAGAAATTCCTAGTAGATATAGATACAATTGATTTAAACGAGGTAATGGCCGATATTGATCGTATCAGGGTCTTGGTCCCGCATCGTTACGAGATGGAACAGTTAAGCGGAATACTTAGATTTGATCCTGAGAACAAAATAATTATTGGTTATAAGGATATAAAAGAAGACGAATTCTGGGTACGTGGCCATATCCCGGGCAATCCTCTTATGCCAGGAGTATTAATGGTAGAAGCTTCCGCGCAATTGTGTACCTATTATTTTAAGAGTTCCATTCAGACAGAAAAGTTTTTTGGTTTTGGTGGAATAGATAAGGTTAAATTTCGAGGGAAAGTACTTCCGGGTGATAAATTGATCATTGTTGCAAAGAATATTGAATTACGGGCCAGGAGGGCTATTTTTGACGTTCAGGGAATAGCAAATGGCAAACTTGTATTTGAAGGTCAGATAATTGGTATGGCAATGTAA
- a CDS encoding HU family DNA-binding protein: protein MNKQDLVEAVSKELGTSKAGGERAVNAVLCGITKGVKKDKSVQLIGFGTFSVKKRKARTARNPQTGDTIKVKASRTVGFKVGKKFKEMV, encoded by the coding sequence ATGAATAAGCAGGATTTAGTTGAAGCTGTATCAAAAGAGTTAGGTACATCAAAAGCTGGGGGAGAGCGAGCGGTAAATGCTGTGTTATGTGGTATTACCAAAGGTGTAAAAAAAGATAAAAGTGTACAGCTGATAGGGTTTGGTACTTTTTCAGTAAAGAAAAGAAAAGCTCGAACGGCAAGAAACCCTCAGACTGGTGACACAATTAAGGTCAAGGCCAGCAGGACGGTAGGTTTTAAGGTAGGTAAAAAATTCAAGGAGATGGTTTGA